One window from the genome of Cryobacterium sp. GrIS_2_6 encodes:
- a CDS encoding catalase, with translation MTTESIKPTTTQTGTPVASDEHSLTVGTDGVAALHDRYLVEKLAQFNRERIPERIVHAKGGGAHGVFEVTGDVSAYTRAAVFQPGTSTETLQRFSSVAGEQGSPDTWRDVRGFSVKFYTTEGNYDIVGNNTPVFFIRDGIKFPDFIHSQKRLPGSGLRDATMQWDFWTLSPESAHQVTYLMGDRGLPRSWREMPGFGSHTYQWINAAGERFWVKYHFASNQGNVEMEGSEAELIAGADADYYRRDLHDAIEAGNFPSWTVSVQIMPYEDAKTYRFNPFDLTKVWPHADYPLIEVGVHTLNRNPQNFFAEIEQAAFSPANFVPGIAASPDKMLMARIFSYPDAARYRVGTNYAELPVNAPHAAPVNNYSQDGAGRHHFNAPEAPNYAPNSLGGPVADPLLAGEGSWENDGELLRAAAVLRSEDSDFGQAGTLYRDVFDDAAKARFLDTITGAISGVRRPEVTERAIRYWTSVDATLGAALRANLATWAEADMLAEASAQYSD, from the coding sequence ATGACCACCGAGTCGATCAAGCCGACGACCACCCAGACCGGAACCCCCGTCGCGAGCGACGAGCATTCCCTCACCGTCGGGACGGACGGCGTCGCGGCCCTGCACGACCGCTATCTCGTCGAGAAGCTCGCGCAGTTCAACCGCGAGCGCATCCCGGAGCGGATCGTGCACGCCAAGGGCGGCGGGGCGCACGGCGTGTTCGAGGTCACCGGCGACGTGTCCGCGTACACCCGCGCCGCGGTCTTCCAGCCGGGCACGAGCACCGAGACGCTGCAGCGTTTCTCGAGCGTCGCAGGCGAGCAGGGCAGTCCAGACACCTGGCGCGACGTGCGCGGCTTCTCGGTCAAGTTCTACACGACGGAGGGCAACTACGACATCGTCGGCAACAACACTCCGGTGTTCTTCATCCGCGACGGCATCAAGTTCCCCGACTTCATCCACTCCCAGAAGCGGCTGCCAGGCTCCGGCTTGCGCGATGCCACGATGCAGTGGGACTTCTGGACCCTCTCGCCGGAGTCCGCGCACCAGGTCACCTACCTGATGGGCGACCGCGGCCTGCCGCGCTCGTGGCGCGAGATGCCCGGCTTCGGCTCGCACACCTACCAGTGGATCAACGCCGCCGGCGAGCGCTTCTGGGTCAAGTACCACTTCGCCTCCAACCAGGGCAACGTCGAGATGGAGGGCTCGGAGGCTGAGCTCATCGCCGGCGCAGACGCCGACTACTACCGGCGCGACCTTCACGACGCGATCGAGGCAGGCAACTTCCCGTCCTGGACCGTCTCGGTGCAGATCATGCCGTACGAGGACGCCAAGACCTACCGGTTCAACCCCTTCGACCTGACCAAGGTCTGGCCGCACGCCGACTACCCGCTCATCGAGGTCGGTGTGCACACGCTCAACCGCAACCCGCAGAATTTCTTCGCCGAGATCGAGCAGGCCGCGTTCTCGCCGGCCAACTTCGTGCCCGGCATCGCGGCGAGCCCCGACAAGATGCTGATGGCGCGCATCTTCTCCTACCCGGATGCCGCGCGATACCGGGTCGGCACGAACTACGCCGAGCTTCCCGTCAACGCCCCGCACGCTGCCCCGGTGAACAACTACTCGCAGGACGGCGCCGGCAGGCACCACTTCAACGCTCCAGAGGCCCCGAACTACGCGCCGAACTCGCTCGGCGGCCCGGTGGCCGACCCGCTGCTCGCGGGCGAGGGCAGCTGGGAGAACGACGGCGAGCTGCTCCGTGCCGCCGCCGTGCTGCGCAGCGAGGACAGCGACTTCGGCCAGGCCGGGACGCTCTACCGCGACGTGTTCGACGACGCGGCGAAGGCCCGCTTCCTCGACACCATCACGGGCGCGATCAGCGGCGTGCGGCGCCCAGAGGTCACCGAACGCGCGATCCGGTACTGGACGAGCGTCGACGCCACGCTCGGCGCTGCATTGCGCGCGAACCTCGCGACGTGGGCAGAGGCGGACATGCTTGCCGAGGCATCCGCGCAGTACTCGGATTAG
- a CDS encoding Fur family transcriptional regulator, which yields MPSKNPGFSRPGEPGQLGDSIRRSGLKVTAPRLAVLRALDDSPHASAERLFAVVRTELPGTSLQAVYGVLAAFTSAGLTRRIEPSGSPALYERRVGDNHHHVICSRCAAVRDVDCSVGEAPCLEPSDAAGFAVYAAEVTYWGLCPDCQAAGAESRLPADHPPTHP from the coding sequence ATGCCGAGCAAGAACCCGGGGTTCTCGCGGCCGGGCGAGCCCGGGCAGCTCGGCGACAGCATCCGCCGGTCGGGACTCAAGGTCACCGCGCCGCGCCTCGCCGTGCTTCGGGCCCTCGATGATTCCCCGCACGCGAGTGCCGAGCGGCTCTTCGCCGTGGTGCGGACCGAGTTGCCCGGCACGTCGCTGCAGGCGGTCTACGGCGTGCTCGCGGCCTTCACCTCGGCGGGTCTTACCCGCAGGATCGAACCGTCCGGGTCTCCCGCTCTCTACGAACGCCGGGTCGGCGACAACCACCACCACGTGATCTGCTCGCGCTGCGCCGCCGTGCGGGACGTGGACTGCTCCGTCGGCGAGGCGCCCTGCCTCGAGCCGAGCGACGCGGCCGGTTTCGCCGTGTACGCCGCGGAGGTCACTTACTGGGGGCTCTGCCCCGACTGCCAGGCCGCGGGCGCAGAGTCGCGTCTCCCGGCCGACCACCCACCCACTCATCCCTGA
- a CDS encoding MarR family transcriptional regulator produces MAEPRKSPRPASAPIGAPTGAVQPLVGDNDIGLPYSGEIGTQLREFVVLSRAFERQVGQALAVNPTDLSAMEHLITAGSLTPSELSRRLDISTAATTLVVDRLVALGHARREAHTSDRRKVVVLPAAKSVEKAVGALMPVIGGVATVTRDLPAEEREVIAGFLSRVLDVYRGALSGGADGDGDTAPRS; encoded by the coding sequence ATGGCAGAGCCTCGCAAGTCCCCGCGCCCGGCTAGTGCACCAATCGGTGCGCCGACCGGCGCCGTCCAACCGCTGGTCGGCGACAACGACATCGGCCTGCCTTATTCCGGCGAGATCGGCACGCAGCTGCGGGAATTCGTGGTGCTGTCCCGGGCGTTCGAGCGCCAGGTCGGCCAGGCCCTCGCGGTGAACCCGACCGACCTGTCCGCAATGGAACACCTGATCACGGCCGGTTCGCTCACGCCGAGCGAACTCTCCCGGCGGCTCGACATCTCGACGGCCGCGACTACCCTGGTGGTCGACCGGCTCGTCGCACTCGGTCATGCCCGGCGCGAGGCGCACACCTCGGACCGGCGGAAGGTCGTCGTCCTGCCCGCAGCGAAATCGGTGGAGAAGGCTGTCGGAGCGCTCATGCCGGTGATCGGGGGAGTCGCCACGGTCACCCGTGACCTCCCGGCGGAGGAGCGCGAGGTCATCGCTGGCTTCCTGTCGCGGGTGCTCGACGTCTACCGCGGCGCCCTCTCCGGCGGCGCCGATGGTGACGGCGACACCGCTCCCCGATCCTGA
- a CDS encoding Fe-S oxidoreductase, with amino-acid sequence MLRILFDSPLSRAGYLYATAVGLVWGGLLSTGRVERRGGLIVFRGLPNWAFGRGGSCVGGCYLTRDNVSDAILEHEAVHKRQWQRYGMLFPLFYRAAGSNPLTNRFEIEAGLDTGGYLTKRKS; translated from the coding sequence ATGCTCCGGATCCTCTTCGATTCCCCCCTCAGCAGGGCCGGGTATCTCTATGCGACGGCCGTCGGGCTGGTCTGGGGAGGGCTCCTCAGCACCGGGCGCGTCGAGCGGCGCGGCGGCCTGATCGTCTTCCGTGGCCTGCCGAACTGGGCCTTCGGCCGCGGCGGGTCCTGCGTCGGCGGCTGTTACCTCACCCGGGACAACGTCTCCGACGCGATCCTCGAACACGAGGCCGTGCACAAACGGCAGTGGCAGCGCTACGGCATGCTGTTCCCACTCTTCTACCGCGCGGCCGGCAGCAACCCGCTCACCAACCGTTTTGAAATCGAGGCCGGCCTGGACACGGGCGGCTACCTGACCAAGAGGAAGTCATGA
- a CDS encoding N-acetyltransferase family protein, protein MLEEEYQPRRQLPRHLRPAPETEAPFEYSMRDALITDLPYIREIYNYYVANSTVTFDVDPMTLAAWRSKFYYLGKLGMPFIVAVSPVGQILGYALVTPWKEKRAFRFTVENSIYLGAASTGKGLGRVLLGELITRSKDAGLKEIIAVIADQGADASIKLHVDFGFKEIGRMGKVGFKFDRWLGTVLLQKSLK, encoded by the coding sequence ATGCTTGAAGAGGAATACCAGCCGCGCCGGCAGTTGCCCAGGCACCTGCGCCCGGCGCCGGAGACCGAGGCTCCATTCGAGTACTCGATGCGGGACGCGCTGATCACCGACCTGCCATACATCCGCGAGATCTACAACTACTACGTCGCCAACAGCACGGTCACCTTCGACGTCGACCCGATGACCCTCGCCGCCTGGCGCAGCAAGTTCTACTACCTCGGCAAGCTCGGCATGCCCTTCATCGTGGCCGTGTCCCCGGTCGGTCAGATCCTCGGCTACGCCCTCGTCACGCCGTGGAAAGAGAAGCGCGCGTTCCGCTTCACCGTCGAGAACTCGATCTACCTCGGAGCGGCCTCGACAGGCAAGGGCCTCGGCCGGGTGCTGCTCGGCGAACTCATCACGCGTTCCAAGGATGCGGGCCTCAAGGAGATCATCGCAGTGATCGCCGACCAGGGCGCCGACGCGTCGATCAAGCTGCACGTCGACTTCGGGTTCAAGGAGATCGGCCGGATGGGCAAGGTCGGCTTCAAGTTCGACCGCTGGCTCGGAACCGTGCTGCTCCAGAAAAGCCTGAAGTAA
- a CDS encoding SDR family NAD(P)-dependent oxidoreductase encodes MTDTSEASAPSARTIIITGGSDGIGAAAARALSRTGASIVIVGRSTAKTAAVAAPLGADSFTADFASLDEVRSLAATLLERYPRIDVLANNAGGIMGKRVLTVDGHEKTFQVNHLAPFLLTTLLTDRLLESHARVINTASVANSVYARFDIDDLDASTKYSPNRAYGNAKLANILFTRELHHRYHEQGLTTAAFHPGVVATSFSSNSTSVMRFIYQTPLKRMLFTPEQGADTLVWLATAPLDKWISGEYYDKRLVAKANKLAYDPALAAALWERSGAMVAATAQAAPTLE; translated from the coding sequence ATGACCGACACGTCCGAAGCATCCGCACCGTCCGCTCGCACCATCATCATCACCGGGGGCAGCGACGGCATCGGCGCGGCCGCGGCCCGCGCGCTGAGCCGCACGGGCGCATCCATCGTCATCGTGGGCCGCTCGACGGCCAAGACCGCCGCCGTCGCAGCACCGCTCGGCGCCGACTCGTTCACCGCCGACTTCGCCAGCCTCGACGAGGTGCGCTCTCTCGCCGCGACGCTCCTCGAGCGCTACCCGCGCATCGACGTGCTCGCCAACAACGCCGGCGGCATCATGGGCAAGCGGGTCCTCACCGTCGACGGCCACGAGAAGACCTTCCAGGTCAACCACCTCGCGCCTTTCCTGCTCACGACGCTCCTCACCGACCGGTTGCTGGAGAGCCACGCCCGGGTGATCAACACCGCGAGCGTGGCGAACAGCGTCTACGCCCGGTTCGACATCGACGACCTCGATGCGAGCACGAAGTATTCACCCAACCGGGCTTACGGCAACGCCAAGCTCGCCAACATCCTTTTCACCCGCGAGCTGCACCACCGCTACCACGAGCAGGGCCTCACGACTGCGGCGTTCCACCCCGGAGTCGTCGCGACGAGTTTCTCGTCGAACTCGACGAGCGTGATGCGCTTCATCTACCAGACCCCGCTCAAGCGGATGCTGTTCACACCGGAGCAGGGCGCAGACACCCTGGTCTGGCTCGCCACGGCTCCCCTGGACAAATGGATCTCCGGCGAGTACTACGACAAGCGCCTGGTCGCGAAGGCGAACAAGCTCGCATACGACCCGGCGCTCGCCGCAGCCCTCTGGGAACGCAGCGGGGCGATGGTGGCTGCGACCGCCCAGGCCGCACCCACCCTCGAATAG
- a CDS encoding MMPL family transporter: MLGIVRIITGRRTAWVVLVGAVIAVGLLFALLPKSAGNDFPTSGLPTSSQAARVDALLADFPSAKQTSAIVVWNRGGADATGADSALTEADKAAITAQAAELGALSTAPRATTPRFSDDGLAAISIVPLEAAAVSADVKGTAADIRSAASSHLPAGLSPYVTGPVGFQADISNAFAGADFRLLLVTVIVVAVLLIITYRSPVLWIVPLVVVGLADGLAGVVVSALAGPFGITLDASVSGIQSVLVFGAGTNYALLLVARYREELLHTQSRNEAMRIAVRSAGPAIAASGGTVALSLLTLLFAELSGNRALGFACAIGVVIAILFALIVLPAALVVCGRGLFWPFVPRYDPASLRVHTGFWSRLGRGVARRPVAIIVASALGLGALSLGLVGASVGLSQADQLLGNPESVQAQAVVDASFSSGLTSQTIVLAPDASAPEAASLATATAGVATVQPGESANGRTRLNLSLSSDPGSETTFTTITALRTAYADAGGAVADSLVGGTDATALDTRTSSQRDQDLILPMILAIVFGILALLLRSLVAPVLLILSVLATFFASLGASNLIFQNLLGFPAFNTNVVLFAFLFLVALGVDYNIFLTTRAREEARLHGTREGMVRALSSTGAVITSAGILIAAVFVVLGVLPVVALAQIGVIVCLGVLLDTLLVRTLVVPALVFLTGDRFWWPSHPALRE; this comes from the coding sequence GTGCTCGGGATTGTGCGCATTATCACGGGTCGGCGCACGGCCTGGGTCGTCCTCGTCGGCGCCGTCATCGCCGTCGGACTGCTGTTCGCACTGCTGCCGAAGAGCGCCGGGAACGACTTCCCGACCTCCGGTTTGCCCACGTCGAGCCAGGCGGCCAGGGTCGACGCCCTCCTCGCCGACTTCCCCTCGGCGAAGCAGACCTCCGCGATCGTCGTCTGGAACCGCGGTGGCGCCGATGCGACCGGCGCGGACAGCGCACTGACGGAGGCGGACAAGGCCGCGATCACCGCGCAGGCCGCCGAACTCGGCGCACTGTCGACCGCCCCGCGGGCGACCACGCCCCGGTTCAGCGACGACGGGCTCGCGGCGATCAGCATCGTGCCGCTCGAGGCCGCCGCCGTCAGCGCCGACGTCAAGGGCACGGCCGCGGACATCCGCTCGGCCGCCTCGAGCCACCTCCCCGCCGGCCTGAGTCCGTACGTGACCGGGCCGGTCGGGTTCCAGGCCGACATCTCCAACGCCTTCGCGGGCGCCGATTTCCGGCTGCTGCTCGTGACCGTGATCGTCGTCGCGGTACTGCTGATCATCACCTACCGCAGCCCCGTGCTCTGGATCGTGCCGCTCGTGGTCGTCGGACTGGCCGACGGGCTCGCCGGCGTCGTCGTGAGCGCCCTCGCCGGCCCGTTCGGCATCACCCTGGACGCAAGCGTTTCGGGCATCCAGTCCGTGCTCGTCTTCGGTGCGGGCACCAACTACGCACTGCTGCTCGTCGCCCGCTACCGCGAGGAACTTCTGCACACCCAGAGCAGGAACGAGGCGATGCGGATCGCCGTGCGGAGCGCAGGCCCCGCGATCGCTGCCAGCGGAGGGACTGTCGCGCTGAGCCTGCTGACCTTGCTCTTCGCCGAGCTCTCCGGCAACCGCGCGCTCGGTTTCGCCTGCGCGATCGGTGTCGTCATCGCGATCCTGTTCGCCCTGATCGTCCTTCCCGCCGCCCTCGTCGTCTGCGGCCGCGGGCTGTTCTGGCCGTTCGTGCCGCGCTACGACCCCGCGTCGCTCCGCGTGCACACCGGATTCTGGTCCCGACTCGGCCGCGGCGTCGCCCGGCGCCCTGTGGCGATCATCGTCGCCTCTGCCCTCGGGCTCGGCGCCCTCAGTCTCGGGCTGGTCGGGGCATCCGTCGGGCTCTCGCAGGCGGACCAGCTGCTCGGCAACCCCGAATCGGTGCAGGCACAGGCCGTCGTCGACGCCTCGTTCTCGTCGGGGCTCACAAGCCAGACCATCGTGCTCGCACCGGATGCCTCGGCGCCAGAGGCCGCGAGCCTCGCCACAGCGACAGCGGGCGTCGCCACGGTGCAGCCCGGCGAGAGCGCGAACGGGCGCACCCGGCTCAACCTCTCGCTCTCGAGCGACCCGGGCAGCGAGACGACCTTCACGACCATCACCGCGCTGCGCACCGCGTACGCGGATGCCGGCGGCGCGGTCGCGGATTCCCTCGTCGGCGGCACGGACGCGACGGCCCTCGATACCCGAACGAGTTCGCAGCGCGACCAGGACCTGATCCTGCCGATGATCCTCGCGATCGTCTTCGGCATCCTCGCCCTGCTGCTCCGCTCCCTCGTCGCGCCGGTCCTGCTGATCCTGAGCGTGCTCGCGACGTTCTTCGCGAGCCTCGGCGCTTCCAACCTGATCTTCCAGAACCTGCTCGGCTTCCCGGCGTTCAATACGAACGTCGTGCTGTTCGCGTTCCTGTTCCTCGTCGCGCTCGGGGTGGACTACAACATCTTCCTCACCACGAGGGCGCGGGAGGAGGCCCGGCTGCACGGCACCCGGGAGGGCATGGTGCGCGCCCTCTCCTCGACCGGAGCGGTGATCACGAGCGCCGGCATCCTGATCGCAGCGGTCTTCGTTGTACTCGGGGTGCTCCCGGTCGTCGCGCTCGCGCAGATCGGCGTGATCGTCTGCCTCGGCGTGCTGCTCGACACCCTGCTCGTCCGCACCCTCGTGGTTCCCGCGCTCGTGTTCCTCACCGGCGACCGGTTCTGGTGGCCGTCGCACCCGGCGCTCCGCGAGTAG